A stretch of the Filimonas lacunae genome encodes the following:
- a CDS encoding M48 family metalloprotease — MKQLLLHAATACLLLSATVSASAQFKINKKGIDAAGKGVKAATFSDADAAKLAGQAIAYMDSHNPVADDNDPYTIRLKKLFAAHQNEGGLKLNFKVYKVVDINAFACADGSVRVFSSLMDIMTDEELLGIIGHEIGHVVNKDTRDAIRSAYKREALTDAASSQSETVNTLSESELGGFAAALLDTKFSRKQESEADDYAYEFMKKYHYKVTALASAFNKFAEMEKETGSNKSKSDKMLSSHPESADRAAKVLEKAQKDGLAK, encoded by the coding sequence ATGAAACAACTTCTACTCCATGCAGCTACTGCCTGTTTGCTGCTGTCTGCTACTGTTAGCGCTTCTGCCCAGTTTAAAATCAACAAAAAAGGTATTGATGCAGCCGGTAAAGGTGTAAAGGCCGCTACTTTTTCGGATGCGGATGCTGCTAAGCTTGCCGGGCAGGCGATCGCTTATATGGATTCGCATAATCCTGTAGCGGATGATAATGACCCGTACACCATCCGATTAAAAAAACTGTTTGCAGCCCATCAGAATGAAGGTGGATTGAAGCTCAATTTTAAGGTGTATAAAGTAGTTGATATCAATGCTTTTGCGTGTGCTGATGGCAGTGTGCGTGTATTCTCTTCTTTAATGGATATTATGACAGATGAAGAGTTATTAGGTATTATCGGGCATGAGATTGGGCATGTGGTGAATAAAGACACCCGCGATGCCATCAGAAGTGCTTACAAGAGAGAAGCGTTGACAGATGCGGCTTCTTCGCAGTCTGAAACAGTCAATACTTTATCGGAAAGTGAGTTGGGTGGTTTTGCTGCTGCATTACTGGATACGAAATTCAGCCGCAAGCAGGAGAGTGAGGCGGACGATTATGCTTATGAATTTATGAAGAAGTATCATTATAAGGTAACAGCTTTGGCCAGTGCTTTTAACAAGTTTGCTGAAATGGAAAAGGAAACAGGCAGTAATAAAAGCAAATCGGATAAGATGTTAAGCTCGCATCCGGAGAGTGCAGACCGTGCGGCTAAAGTGTTGGAAAAAGCTCAAAAAGATGGTTTGGCTAAGTAA
- the ccsB gene encoding c-type cytochrome biogenesis protein CcsB, whose translation MAAATFIENDYGTPVAKELVYNAWWFELVMVILVVNFVGNIARYKLYKRQKWPLLVFHIAFLFIFLGGAITRYISFEGSMHIREGEMENRIISDATFFKVQIASNSNVQNYTDKKTNFIPNNSPAFLSMLKPRFSADYTFQGDKINMRLIDFIPRAQDSLIANSNEPMVLHMVSNENGARRNVYIPSGTSKTIQGVEVGFNKETPDGVAITSENDQMFITSALPARYMVMATRETDTIKALNTKEPLRLRALYNMEMGPLFVIPEYPQKGHIERFEGDPKKDAYAPDLVVMAIKSQNKQDTVAFYGGKGLTGYQAIVPFKDYKISMGYGSRFYYTPFYIHLDKFELDKYPGSNSPSSFASQVVVKDAGEQMPYRIFMNNILHYRGFRFFQSSYDPDEKGTVLSVNHDQTGTMLTYIGYAMLFSGMFFTLFWKGTRFSILKQQLKSIASKKELAILLILLSAVQFASAQDNHNHEKPNNPRPTDSTGESFAKTVSIDKKHATLFGYLPVQNIEGRIEPINTLALEVIRKLYRKDGFYNLDANQFFLSISSRPLDWVYIPFIKVNKRGGNELLQLTKANADGYTSIMNLLQIDTTGEAHFLLEQQYNTSFAKKAADQDNYDKEVIELNDKMQAAQMLLNGSYLRIIPVAGDKNNTWTALNFMEAPKTKEQQLVLAYFSAIQNAQQSNDWSKADEVLQQIEQYQVRIGGNIMPSQAKINWEVRFNNWNMFFKLMIFYAMAGTLLLIISFISLFNKAKAVRYTIDVLISLLMAAAVLQAFGLGVRWYISGHAPWSNGYEAVMFISLIGLTSGLLLYKNSNSFIPAAGALIAVILMGFAHGGAQMNPQITQLVPVLKSYWLMIHVAIITGSYGFFGLSALLGMMVLLLHIANNKQRRPFIDQSLRELTIVNELSMTIGIFMLTIGTFLGGMWANESWGRYWSWDPKETWAFISVIVYAFVLHVRLIPGLGSKFLFNFLALISFSTVIMTYFGVNYYLSGLHSYAKGDPMPIPSWIYITIAIITTVSVTALIRYKQLNKTLQATGAAPLEPLDA comes from the coding sequence ATGGCAGCAGCAACTTTTATCGAGAACGATTACGGCACCCCGGTGGCCAAAGAACTGGTGTACAACGCCTGGTGGTTCGAGCTGGTAATGGTTATCCTGGTAGTTAACTTTGTAGGTAACATAGCCCGCTACAAGCTATACAAAAGGCAAAAATGGCCGCTACTCGTTTTTCACATAGCGTTTCTTTTCATTTTCCTGGGTGGCGCCATTACCCGCTATATTAGCTTTGAAGGCTCTATGCATATTCGCGAGGGCGAAATGGAAAACAGGATTATTTCAGACGCCACCTTCTTTAAAGTACAGATTGCCAGCAACAGCAATGTGCAAAACTATACCGACAAGAAAACCAACTTCATACCTAATAACTCCCCGGCATTTTTAAGCATGCTGAAACCCCGTTTTTCAGCCGATTATACTTTTCAGGGAGATAAAATAAACATGCGCCTGATCGATTTCATTCCCCGTGCGCAGGACTCACTCATTGCCAACAGCAACGAGCCAATGGTACTGCACATGGTAAGCAATGAAAACGGTGCCCGCCGCAACGTATATATCCCTTCCGGCACTTCTAAAACCATACAAGGGGTAGAAGTAGGTTTCAATAAAGAAACACCCGATGGTGTAGCCATCACTTCCGAAAACGACCAGATGTTCATCACATCTGCACTGCCTGCCCGTTATATGGTAATGGCAACCCGCGAAACGGATACCATCAAAGCATTGAATACCAAAGAGCCGCTGCGCTTACGTGCCCTGTATAATATGGAAATGGGCCCCTTATTCGTAATTCCCGAATATCCGCAAAAAGGCCATATCGAACGCTTTGAAGGAGATCCTAAAAAAGATGCCTACGCACCCGATCTGGTAGTAATGGCCATCAAAAGTCAGAACAAGCAGGATACGGTAGCCTTCTACGGTGGCAAAGGCCTAACCGGCTACCAGGCCATTGTACCTTTTAAAGATTATAAAATATCTATGGGCTATGGCTCCCGCTTTTACTACACTCCTTTTTATATTCATCTGGATAAGTTTGAGCTGGACAAATACCCCGGCAGCAACTCCCCTTCTTCCTTTGCATCACAGGTAGTGGTAAAAGACGCAGGCGAGCAAATGCCCTACAGAATATTCATGAACAACATATTACACTATCGTGGATTCCGCTTTTTCCAAAGCAGCTACGACCCCGATGAAAAAGGCACAGTACTTTCTGTTAACCACGATCAAACAGGCACAATGCTTACCTACATCGGGTACGCCATGCTATTCTCCGGTATGTTCTTCACCCTCTTCTGGAAAGGCACCCGCTTCTCTATTTTAAAGCAACAACTCAAATCCATTGCTTCTAAAAAAGAGCTGGCCATATTACTGATATTGTTATCCGCTGTACAATTTGCATCAGCACAAGATAACCATAATCACGAAAAGCCCAACAATCCACGCCCAACAGACAGCACCGGCGAAAGCTTTGCCAAAACAGTAAGCATTGATAAAAAACATGCTACCTTATTCGGCTACCTACCCGTACAAAATATAGAAGGACGAATAGAACCCATCAACACACTGGCACTGGAAGTGATCAGAAAGCTGTACCGCAAGGATGGTTTTTATAACCTGGATGCCAACCAGTTTTTTCTGTCTATATCCTCCCGGCCATTAGATTGGGTATACATCCCTTTCATTAAAGTAAATAAAAGAGGAGGCAATGAGCTGCTACAGCTTACCAAAGCCAATGCAGACGGGTACACCTCTATCATGAACCTGTTACAAATAGACACCACCGGCGAAGCACACTTTTTACTGGAGCAACAATACAATACCTCCTTTGCTAAAAAAGCAGCCGATCAGGATAACTATGATAAAGAGGTGATTGAACTGAACGACAAAATGCAGGCAGCTCAAATGCTGCTAAATGGCTCCTATCTGCGCATTATACCCGTAGCAGGTGATAAAAACAATACCTGGACCGCTCTCAACTTCATGGAAGCGCCTAAAACAAAAGAACAGCAATTGGTGCTGGCCTATTTTTCAGCCATACAAAATGCACAGCAATCCAACGATTGGAGCAAAGCAGACGAAGTACTGCAACAGATAGAACAATACCAGGTAAGAATTGGCGGTAATATCATGCCATCCCAGGCTAAAATAAACTGGGAGGTACGGTTCAACAACTGGAACATGTTCTTTAAGCTTATGATCTTCTACGCTATGGCGGGCACGCTGCTTTTAATCATATCCTTTATCAGCTTATTCAACAAAGCAAAAGCAGTAAGATATACTATCGATGTATTGATTTCGCTATTAATGGCAGCCGCTGTATTGCAGGCATTTGGCTTGGGTGTTCGCTGGTACATTTCCGGCCACGCACCATGGAGCAATGGTTATGAAGCAGTAATGTTCATAAGCCTGATAGGACTAACTTCCGGCCTGCTCCTGTACAAAAACAGCAACTCTTTTATACCAGCCGCAGGCGCATTAATAGCAGTGATATTAATGGGCTTTGCACACGGTGGAGCTCAAATGAATCCACAGATTACTCAATTGGTGCCTGTACTGAAATCATACTGGCTAATGATACACGTAGCCATTATCACCGGAAGCTACGGCTTTTTTGGTCTGAGCGCCCTGCTGGGCATGATGGTGCTACTACTGCACATTGCCAACAACAAACAACGTCGTCCGTTCATCGATCAGTCTCTGCGCGAATTAACCATCGTAAACGAGTTGTCTATGACCATAGGCATATTCATGCTCACCATTGGTACCTTCCTGGGCGGTATGTGGGCCAACGAAAGCTGGGGCCGTTACTGGAGCTGGGATCCCAAAGAAACATGGGCTTTCATTTCAGTAATAGTATATGCATTCGTATTGCACGTACGCCTGATTCCAGGCCTGGGCAGCAAGTTCCTGTTCAACTTCCTGGCGCTGATTTCCTTTTCAACGGTTATCATGACCTACTTTGGCGTAAACTACTACCTGTCAGGATTACACTCCTATGCCAAAGGCGATCCCATGCCAATACCATCCTGGATATATATCACAATAGCTATCATTACCACCGTTTCGGTAACAGCATTGATCCGGTATAAACAATTAAACAAAACATTACAGGCAACTGGCGCCGCACCATTAGAGCCGTTGGATGCATAA
- a CDS encoding ankyrin repeat domain-containing protein gives MSMSFIIACENGNRKIAELLLANKEADVTYTDERGRTALHYAAHRGYIDIVKALVEAGADIDYEDHAGETPLYFACLQKQKQTALYLLEQGANNNINDNAGNSLLHLNARLGQKELATKLVEQGIDVNALNNNGESALLLATQMRHKEMVDLLLNNGADINAVNKAGDNALILAVRAKAIPVITSLLQNGVDVNHLNDAGESALLTACQDANKAIAKQLVEHGASVSTSTHTGLAPIWYACAHNQKEMVQLFLENGMDVNFSKPLGEDTTSMNAYLDWVSTANNLSVDASFSLNTSYSYGGESLLHMAVKKGNLSMVKLLIEQGADINIQDESGNTPLHYAAANGKKDTVKYLLDNNADSSIVNVKEQKAIDYSNIKGFNEITELILLQSYKAKA, from the coding sequence ATGTCCATGTCATTTATCATTGCCTGCGAAAACGGCAACCGTAAAATTGCCGAACTACTACTGGCCAATAAAGAAGCAGACGTTACCTATACCGATGAACGCGGCCGTACAGCCCTGCACTACGCCGCCCACCGTGGATATATAGATATAGTAAAAGCACTGGTAGAAGCCGGAGCCGATATAGACTACGAAGATCATGCTGGTGAAACTCCTTTATATTTCGCTTGCCTGCAAAAACAAAAGCAAACTGCCTTGTACCTGCTGGAACAAGGCGCCAACAACAACATTAACGACAATGCGGGCAATAGCCTGCTGCACCTGAACGCGCGCCTGGGTCAAAAAGAGCTTGCCACCAAACTGGTAGAACAGGGAATAGATGTAAATGCATTAAACAACAATGGCGAATCAGCTCTTTTACTGGCTACCCAAATGCGCCATAAAGAAATGGTAGACCTTTTACTAAATAACGGAGCCGACATCAACGCTGTAAATAAAGCCGGCGACAATGCACTTATCCTGGCTGTTCGTGCCAAAGCCATACCGGTAATTACCTCACTGCTCCAAAACGGAGTAGATGTAAACCACCTGAACGATGCGGGCGAAAGCGCACTGCTCACAGCCTGCCAGGATGCCAACAAAGCCATCGCCAAACAATTGGTAGAGCATGGCGCCAGCGTTTCCACCTCCACCCATACCGGCCTTGCTCCTATCTGGTATGCCTGCGCACACAACCAGAAAGAAATGGTTCAACTGTTCCTCGAAAATGGCATGGATGTCAATTTCAGCAAACCATTGGGCGAAGACACCACCTCTATGAATGCCTACCTCGATTGGGTGTCTACCGCCAACAACCTGTCAGTAGACGCCAGTTTCAGCTTAAACACCTCCTATAGCTACGGTGGCGAAAGCCTGTTACACATGGCGGTGAAAAAAGGCAACCTCAGCATGGTTAAATTGCTGATAGAACAGGGTGCAGACATTAACATCCAGGACGAATCAGGCAATACTCCCCTGCATTATGCCGCTGCCAACGGCAAAAAAGACACCGTTAAATACCTGCTCGATAATAATGCCGATAGCAGCATCGTGAACGTAAAAGAGCAAAAAGCCATAGACTATTCCAATATCAAAGGCTTTAACGAAATAACAGAGCTTATTTTACTGCAATCCTATAAGGCAAAAGCATAA
- a CDS encoding ankyrin repeat domain-containing protein, whose translation MTSEKAVAEAIMRGNFSEAREQLQNGEPLSGQYVENNKSQIINSILRGKAFDLIDKLIEHGLIETDVYEYDTLDRSVFKNIAMSLKGEEDTLTFLRSFLQKIQNKNDEVRDTTVLQFCMEEAADPAIIKCLIEQGCDVQYKNNADMNLIYSVINKGMLDEAKGKAYIELLLSNGVDVNHRNIVGTTPLMLAVQRGKNNYLDLLLQNGADANELDNKGNSAFYYAVVEQQNKSAYDKLKEYTSPDFDSANKEGEYILTGYLRMAYAASPDTIALLLQMLEDGASIYQASPYYHVPKSGIDWLAEKAPEALKAVLTTGVIDINRQDDQGNTILHKVCAFNVNYDQDAARKLYQKVKLLLEAGADATITNNQEETPMMLAAKDNLKVKTVDLLMQHKNN comes from the coding sequence ATGACATCAGAAAAGGCAGTTGCAGAAGCCATTATGCGTGGCAACTTTAGCGAGGCACGAGAACAACTACAAAATGGCGAACCACTTTCAGGCCAGTACGTAGAAAACAACAAATCACAAATCATCAATAGTATACTGCGGGGTAAAGCCTTCGACCTTATTGATAAGCTTATTGAACACGGCCTGATAGAAACGGATGTATACGAATACGACACACTGGATCGTTCCGTATTCAAAAACATTGCCATGAGCCTGAAAGGCGAAGAAGATACACTTACCTTCCTTCGCAGCTTCCTGCAAAAAATACAGAACAAAAACGATGAAGTCCGCGACACCACCGTACTGCAGTTTTGCATGGAAGAAGCGGCAGATCCCGCTATTATAAAATGCCTGATAGAACAAGGCTGCGATGTGCAATACAAGAACAATGCAGACATGAACCTCATCTACAGTGTAATAAACAAAGGCATGCTGGACGAAGCCAAAGGCAAAGCCTACATAGAATTGTTATTATCCAATGGGGTAGACGTAAACCATAGAAACATTGTAGGCACTACGCCCCTGATGCTGGCCGTACAGCGGGGAAAGAATAATTACCTGGACCTGCTGTTACAAAACGGAGCCGATGCCAACGAGCTGGATAATAAAGGCAATAGCGCATTCTATTACGCCGTAGTAGAACAACAAAACAAAAGCGCTTACGATAAATTGAAAGAATACACTTCACCAGACTTTGACAGCGCCAACAAGGAAGGAGAGTACATACTTACCGGCTACCTACGCATGGCCTATGCAGCCTCCCCCGACACAATAGCACTACTGCTGCAGATGTTAGAAGACGGTGCCAGCATTTACCAGGCATCTCCTTACTACCACGTACCCAAATCGGGCATAGACTGGCTGGCAGAAAAAGCACCCGAAGCATTAAAAGCAGTGCTGACCACCGGCGTTATCGACATCAACCGTCAGGATGACCAGGGCAACACCATCCTGCACAAAGTATGCGCGTTCAATGTCAATTACGATCAGGATGCAGCCCGCAAACTATATCAGAAAGTAAAACTATTATTGGAAGCCGGTGCAGATGCAACTATTACCAACAACCAGGAAGAAACGCCTATGATGCTGGCCGCAAAAGACAACCTGAAAGTTAAAACCGTAGATCTTCTCATGCAACACAAAAACAACTAA
- a CDS encoding MFS transporter, giving the protein MRKILQDRSFRLSILLTLIFFGTGITFLLLGLADYSWILFVLLPVVLGISIGALPDHKWAMRGAVLAAVIALFFLLAAGLSGFVCVLMTLPFIIPLMFLGSVLTHLANRYKELKNVDNLPVLLLPLIPFLIAAPAEHMVKKDKEEVVSVQTVQVFAYTPEQVYETIKSVDTLQGEKPWLMYLDLPVPYKCVLEKEEVGGRRTCYFTGGNLSRGDFGGGTIEEKIVELQKAKVLRMDVTEYNLIGRKWLGFREAAYYFDAVGPDSCKLTRITTYTSQLTPRVYWEPLEKLGIRQEHDYVFANLASDLLHRYGKKPGIGE; this is encoded by the coding sequence ATGAGAAAAATACTGCAAGACCGAAGCTTTCGCCTATCTATTCTTTTAACGCTTATCTTCTTTGGCACAGGTATTACTTTTCTGTTGCTAGGCCTGGCAGATTATAGCTGGATATTATTTGTGTTATTGCCTGTTGTATTAGGCATTTCCATAGGGGCCTTACCTGATCATAAATGGGCAATGAGGGGTGCTGTGCTGGCAGCTGTAATTGCTCTTTTCTTTCTGCTGGCGGCGGGTTTATCCGGCTTTGTATGTGTGTTGATGACTTTGCCCTTTATTATTCCGCTGATGTTTTTGGGTAGTGTGCTGACGCATCTGGCGAACCGTTATAAAGAATTAAAAAACGTGGATAATCTGCCGGTGCTGTTGTTGCCTTTAATTCCTTTTTTGATTGCTGCGCCTGCGGAACACATGGTGAAGAAAGATAAAGAAGAAGTGGTGAGTGTGCAAACGGTGCAAGTATTTGCTTATACACCGGAGCAGGTATATGAAACCATTAAATCGGTGGATACCCTACAGGGGGAGAAACCCTGGTTAATGTACCTGGACTTACCGGTGCCTTATAAATGTGTGCTGGAGAAAGAGGAGGTGGGTGGAAGGCGTACCTGCTATTTTACCGGAGGCAATCTTAGCCGGGGGGATTTTGGAGGTGGTACTATTGAAGAGAAGATAGTGGAGCTGCAAAAGGCGAAAGTGTTGCGTATGGATGTAACGGAGTATAACCTGATTGGACGTAAATGGCTGGGCTTTCGGGAAGCTGCTTATTATTTTGATGCAGTGGGGCCGGATAGTTGTAAACTTACCCGGATAACCACCTATACTTCACAATTAACACCCCGTGTGTATTGGGAGCCATTGGAGAAGCTGGGGATACGGCAGGAGCATGATTATGTATTTGCTAACCTGGCTAGCGACTTACTGCATAGGTATGGTAAAAAGCCCGGGATTGGTGAATAG
- a CDS encoding YybH family protein, translating to MKRCFVMTLLMLSFALKYEAVNAQQLDTAKEVMAIKQLIKNYEDAWNRHDAKGLADNYDTNATWVNWFGAYYIGKKDIQQHYETVHTTYFKPTHYYTRAIEDITFIKPDVAIAHVRTGLTGDARYPGQIFEFRRMIVLTRHGSSWLIFAGQNAKLNEGIK from the coding sequence ATGAAAAGGTGTTTTGTAATGACATTGCTAATGTTATCTTTTGCGCTGAAGTATGAAGCTGTCAATGCCCAACAATTGGATACAGCTAAGGAAGTAATGGCTATTAAGCAGTTGATTAAAAACTATGAAGATGCCTGGAACAGGCATGATGCAAAAGGGTTGGCTGATAATTATGATACGAATGCTACCTGGGTAAATTGGTTTGGCGCTTACTATATAGGTAAGAAAGATATTCAGCAGCATTATGAAACGGTGCATACTACTTATTTTAAACCTACACATTACTATACCCGCGCTATTGAAGATATCACATTTATAAAGCCGGATGTGGCTATTGCCCATGTACGTACAGGGCTTACCGGTGATGCACGTTATCCGGGGCAAATATTTGAATTTCGCCGAATGATTGTGCTAACCAGGCATGGGAGCAGTTGGTTGATATTTGCGGGGCAGAATGCTAAATTAAATGAAGGCATAAAATGA
- a CDS encoding DUF4142 domain-containing protein, whose product MKTVNGLLLAAGIGIFCACGNGSNNQDSVDSAKQANDSIIKNRDSSGNVTTATPADKTTTDFAVEAANGGLMEVEMGKLAQTNAASQRVKDYGAMLEKDHGEANAKLKDLARRKDIVLPDSLGNDAKKHMEELSKKKGKDFDKAYMDMMVSDHNKDIDKFQKASSDVKDLDIKTFASTTLPTLQKHLDSAKAITGKKN is encoded by the coding sequence ATGAAAACTGTAAACGGATTATTATTAGCTGCCGGCATAGGTATCTTCTGCGCCTGCGGAAACGGCTCCAACAATCAGGACAGCGTGGATAGCGCCAAACAAGCAAATGATTCTATTATTAAAAATCGGGACTCTTCCGGCAATGTTACTACAGCCACACCAGCCGACAAAACAACTACCGACTTTGCCGTAGAAGCTGCTAATGGCGGTTTAATGGAAGTGGAAATGGGCAAATTAGCACAAACAAATGCTGCCAGCCAACGTGTAAAAGATTATGGAGCTATGTTGGAAAAAGACCATGGCGAAGCCAACGCTAAATTGAAAGATCTCGCTAGACGTAAAGACATAGTATTACCGGACAGCCTGGGCAATGATGCTAAAAAACATATGGAAGAGCTGAGTAAGAAAAAAGGCAAAGACTTTGATAAAGCTTACATGGACATGATGGTTAGCGACCACAACAAAGACATCGACAAATTTCAGAAAGCAAGTAGCGATGTGAAAGATCTGGATATAAAAACATTTGCATCTACCACATTACCCACATTACAAAAACACCTGGATTCAGCAAAAGCTATTACAGGAAAGAAGAACTAA
- a CDS encoding helix-turn-helix transcriptional regulator, whose protein sequence is MQYREIIPGKRLQPYVKCYYVYEHSGTGVFEDTVFPNGCMEIIFNLGSGQWQTAGDNGFVTNPAVELWGQIVKPLPVKSIGSNTMLGIRFFSHAAACFLDEKVDAFNNQVVDYREAAGNAVEVNHLYHQLLDARSWGQRIVLIEHFLHAKLDAVNVGLNRLLVVNDVMKELRQPDFFDNIDNVASRYGITSRYLQKLFVQYTGLTPKLYSKIHRFQNSLRLIGQSDVSLTSIAYDCGYFDQSHFIREFKSFTGLTPSGYALESSPLTTAISV, encoded by the coding sequence GTGCAGTATCGTGAAATTATTCCGGGGAAAAGGTTACAACCATATGTTAAGTGCTATTATGTATATGAGCATAGCGGAACTGGTGTGTTTGAAGATACCGTGTTTCCGAATGGGTGTATGGAAATTATCTTTAACCTGGGTAGCGGGCAATGGCAAACGGCTGGAGATAATGGGTTTGTTACCAATCCTGCTGTTGAGTTGTGGGGGCAGATTGTAAAGCCGCTACCGGTTAAATCTATCGGTAGTAATACCATGTTGGGTATTCGATTTTTTTCTCATGCTGCGGCCTGTTTTCTGGATGAGAAAGTGGATGCTTTTAATAACCAGGTGGTGGATTACAGGGAAGCAGCAGGTAATGCAGTAGAAGTAAATCACTTATATCATCAGTTATTGGATGCACGAAGCTGGGGGCAAAGGATAGTGTTGATTGAACATTTTTTGCATGCGAAACTGGATGCTGTGAATGTAGGGTTAAACAGGTTACTAGTGGTGAATGATGTAATGAAGGAACTGAGACAACCTGATTTTTTTGATAACATAGATAATGTGGCGTCCCGCTATGGTATTACATCCCGGTATTTGCAAAAGCTGTTTGTTCAATACACGGGGCTTACTCCTAAGTTGTACAGTAAAATTCACCGCTTTCAAAATAGCCTTCGCCTTATAGGGCAAAGTGATGTTTCTCTTACTTCCATTGCATACGATTGCGGGTATTTTGATCAGTCGCATTTTATCCGCGAATTTAAATCCTTTACGGGATTAACGCCTTCCGGCTATGCTTTGGAAAGCTCCCCGCTTACAACGGCTATTTCCGTATAG
- a CDS encoding isocitrate lyase/PEP mutase family protein, with amino-acid sequence MAASYEVFRALHYSNQLLVLPNVWDAQSALRFQVSYKAIGTSSSAVAGSLGYEDGENMSFEEYLFVIKRIVAVAKVPVTVDLEMGYGATVQEIARNILTLAQLGVAGINIEDSVIQASQRTLGDAVAFADNIRFIKEQLVAAGKNVFINIRCDTYLLDVEGKQQETEKRLLLYNTTGADGIFLPCITEKPAITASVNVSELPLNVMCYPGLPSFVTLQQLGVKRVSMGPFVFSKAYENATLLTGQILEAGSFAPVLS; translated from the coding sequence ATGGCTGCATCTTATGAGGTTTTTCGCGCGTTACATTATTCCAATCAGCTGCTGGTATTACCTAATGTGTGGGATGCACAAAGTGCATTACGGTTTCAAGTGTCATATAAAGCTATTGGTACTTCCAGCTCGGCAGTAGCGGGTAGCCTGGGGTATGAAGATGGCGAAAACATGAGCTTTGAAGAATACCTGTTTGTGATAAAAAGAATTGTAGCAGTAGCCAAGGTGCCGGTAACTGTTGACCTGGAAATGGGATATGGCGCTACTGTGCAAGAGATTGCGCGCAACATTCTTACACTGGCTCAATTGGGTGTAGCTGGTATTAATATAGAAGATTCGGTGATACAGGCTTCGCAGCGTACGTTGGGAGATGCTGTTGCATTTGCCGATAATATCCGTTTTATAAAAGAGCAGTTGGTAGCAGCTGGTAAAAATGTATTTATAAATATCCGCTGTGATACTTATTTGCTGGATGTGGAAGGTAAACAACAGGAGACGGAGAAGCGTCTTTTGTTGTATAATACCACTGGTGCGGATGGTATATTTCTTCCCTGTATTACTGAGAAGCCTGCTATTACAGCGTCTGTGAATGTTTCTGAGTTGCCCTTGAATGTAATGTGTTATCCCGGTTTGCCATCATTTGTCACGTTGCAGCAGCTTGGTGTAAAGCGTGTCAGCATGGGACCGTTTGTGTTTAGCAAGGCTTATGAAAATGCAACTTTATTGACAGGGCAGATATTAGAAGCGGGCAGTTTTGCCCCGGTTTTGTCGTAG
- a CDS encoding YybH family protein translates to MNLPTTAAGVHATLANAFNTGDVNTVLSMYDFNGIIVPEPGKAVSGRASFEEAIQAILSIKGKMEIKTVYCLQTGDIAVGRSEWNITDGEEVKVTAKGIEVMKQQEDGSWKVLIDHAFGALENLVA, encoded by the coding sequence ATGAATTTACCTACAACAGCAGCAGGTGTGCATGCTACATTGGCCAATGCTTTTAACACGGGTGATGTAAATACCGTATTAAGCATGTATGATTTTAATGGGATTATTGTGCCTGAGCCGGGTAAGGCTGTTTCGGGGAGGGCATCGTTTGAAGAAGCTATTCAAGCGATTTTATCTATTAAGGGTAAAATGGAAATTAAAACGGTGTATTGCCTGCAAACCGGTGATATTGCAGTGGGCAGATCGGAATGGAATATTACGGATGGAGAAGAGGTGAAGGTTACTGCCAAGGGTATTGAAGTAATGAAACAACAGGAGGATGGCAGCTGGAAGGTGTTGATTGATCATGCTTTTGGGGCCCTGGAAAACCTGGTGGCTTAA